One part of the Zymomonas mobilis subsp. pomaceae ATCC 29192 genome encodes these proteins:
- a CDS encoding zinc ribbon domain-containing protein YjdM, giving the protein MAKKPKKQKFMSDDWNTDTEAETVDPLDENQPIVKDSNGTILVNGDSVILIKDLKVKGAGQTLKRGTVIKNIRLTDDPEEIDCRTSDIKGLVLRTEFVKKR; this is encoded by the coding sequence GTGGCAAAAAAGCCTAAAAAACAGAAATTTATGTCTGATGACTGGAATACGGATACCGAGGCAGAAACGGTTGATCCGTTAGACGAAAATCAGCCTATCGTTAAAGACAGTAACGGCACTATCCTTGTGAATGGCGACAGTGTTATCTTAATTAAGGATTTGAAGGTAAAAGGGGCAGGCCAAACCTTGAAAAGAGGAACGGTTATTAAGAATATACGTCTTACTGATGATCCTGAAGAAATTGACTGCCGTACGTCGGATATTAAGGGTCTCGTGCTGCGTACGGAATTTGTGAAGAA